The following proteins are encoded in a genomic region of Sorangiineae bacterium MSr12523:
- a CDS encoding SMI1/KNR4 family protein produces the protein MPLERSLLNDLRYRVAVENAERARMLAVPIPAVADADTIATAERLLGFAIHPDLVELYTKVANGGFGPEYFLLGVGEAGHRADTNRSAEAEYQAFRAKDPEQPSSFWPARVLPIHHWGCAIYTCIDCDSDEGTLYRFDPNGVDDDWSTAWLLEGRTLAHWLRGWLDDDDLFECDQPFWPRAKERGLR, from the coding sequence ATGCCGCTTGAACGCAGCCTTCTGAACGACCTTCGGTATCGCGTCGCTGTCGAAAATGCCGAGCGCGCCCGCATGCTCGCGGTGCCCATTCCTGCAGTCGCAGACGCAGACACCATCGCGACGGCGGAGCGTCTCCTTGGGTTCGCGATCCATCCGGATCTCGTCGAACTCTACACGAAGGTGGCCAACGGCGGATTCGGACCCGAGTATTTCCTTCTCGGCGTGGGGGAAGCCGGACACCGCGCGGACACCAACCGTAGCGCCGAAGCCGAATATCAAGCTTTCCGTGCCAAGGATCCGGAGCAGCCGTCATCGTTCTGGCCTGCCCGCGTGCTCCCGATTCATCATTGGGGGTGCGCCATCTACACATGCATCGACTGCGACTCCGATGAGGGTACCCTCTATCGATTCGACCCCAATGGGGTCGATGACGACTGGAGCACTGCGTGGCTTCTCGAGGGACGAACCCTTGCACATTGGCTGCGCGGCTGGCTTGACGACGACGATTTGTTCGAGTGCGACCAACCCTTTTGGCCCAGGGCCAAAGAGCGAGGGCTGCGCTAG